One Dokdonia sp. Dokd-P16 genomic window carries:
- a CDS encoding pentapeptide repeat-containing protein → MSLMNDELKQALNKNELLSQENDLLKSQLKEQSSSNKKVIFTTTLKGIHLWAGADLKESFDQVYHELPNVTKSSFAQLSASLVKRITRIGLFTLLFAVIPVFLILIQTGILFQQNKKLDIQNDRIQQQVYLEEASRRNNLVFLMDNVLDQVHDELQISASISKPLIARTQALLYGFRPYRFLEDEILTKPLSPEKGQFLLAIINSGMNTKSIQNIFAASFSNVYLKRANLFGAQLANIDMPDADLSYADLWNANLTGANLKNSDFTGSQLNNAILTNADLKGAQLNGATLIKAVLDGAFLVKTQLANSDMRGASLVNVHVDSKNWLQELKEVNVLGADELIATYQVQGPESDEDNKQYFVVSLKQK, encoded by the coding sequence ATGAGTTTAATGAATGATGAGCTTAAACAAGCACTCAACAAAAATGAGTTATTAAGTCAAGAAAATGATCTTTTAAAATCGCAGCTTAAAGAGCAATCTTCATCAAATAAAAAAGTAATTTTTACAACTACACTCAAAGGTATTCATCTATGGGCTGGCGCTGACTTAAAGGAAAGTTTTGACCAAGTCTATCATGAGTTACCTAATGTTACAAAATCTTCATTTGCCCAACTCTCTGCTAGTCTTGTAAAACGCATCACTCGCATAGGTCTATTTACCTTACTATTTGCCGTGATACCTGTATTCTTAATCTTAATTCAAACAGGCATTTTATTTCAGCAGAATAAAAAATTGGATATTCAGAATGATAGAATACAGCAACAGGTGTATCTAGAAGAGGCTAGCAGAAGGAATAATCTTGTTTTTTTAATGGATAATGTGCTCGATCAAGTGCATGATGAATTACAAATTTCAGCATCCATATCGAAGCCTCTTATAGCTCGTACTCAAGCATTGCTTTATGGTTTTAGACCTTATCGCTTTCTTGAAGACGAAATCCTCACGAAACCGCTGAGTCCAGAAAAAGGGCAATTTCTACTAGCCATTATTAATAGCGGGATGAATACTAAGAGTATTCAAAATATTTTTGCAGCATCCTTTAGTAACGTGTATTTAAAAAGAGCAAATCTCTTTGGAGCGCAACTTGCTAATATTGATATGCCAGATGCAGATCTATCTTATGCAGATTTATGGAATGCAAATCTCACAGGAGCAAATCTCAAAAACAGTGATTTTACCGGCTCACAATTAAACAACGCCATTCTTACAAATGCAGACCTTAAAGGAGCACAACTTAATGGCGCTACACTTATAAAAGCAGTACTAGACGGTGCTTTTTTAGTAAAAACACAACTAGCTAATAGTGATATGAGAGGCGCCTCTCTAGTAAATGTTCATGTTGATAGTAAAAACTGGCTACAAGAATTAAAAG
- a CDS encoding ABC transporter ATP-binding protein, with protein MGNLIKIRNIIRDFPLGTEIVHVLKGIDLDIDKGEYVAFMGPSGSGKSTLMNLLGCLDTPTAGSYVLNGRDVSQMTDDELAEVRNTEIGFVFQTFNLLPRTTALDNVALPMVYAGMSKSARNARAEEVLTDVGLADRMDHKPNQLSGGQRQRVAVGRALVNKPSIILADEPTGNLDSKTGVEIMALFDAIHAAGNTVILVTHEEDIAEHAHRVIRLRDGVIESDTRNK; from the coding sequence ATGGGCAACCTTATTAAAATTAGAAATATCATTCGTGACTTCCCATTAGGGACAGAGATTGTTCACGTACTCAAGGGTATAGACCTTGATATTGATAAGGGTGAGTATGTAGCTTTTATGGGACCTTCTGGTTCTGGAAAGTCTACGCTTATGAATCTTTTAGGCTGTCTTGATACTCCTACCGCTGGATCGTATGTTCTTAATGGACGTGACGTGAGCCAGATGACAGATGATGAGCTAGCCGAAGTACGTAACACAGAAATAGGTTTTGTCTTTCAAACCTTTAATTTACTTCCTAGAACTACTGCTCTTGACAACGTAGCATTACCTATGGTCTATGCCGGAATGTCAAAGTCTGCACGTAATGCTCGTGCCGAAGAGGTGCTTACAGATGTAGGTCTTGCAGATCGTATGGATCACAAACCTAACCAGCTCTCTGGAGGGCAACGACAGCGTGTTGCTGTAGGTCGTGCACTGGTTAATAAACCATCCATCATCCTTGCAGATGAGCCTACAGGTAATCTTGACTCAAAAACTGGTGTCGAGATCATGGCACTTTTTGACGCTATACATGCCGCAGGTAATACCGTAATTCTTGTTACACACGAGGAAGATATTGCAGAGCATGCACACCGTGTAATTAGATTGCGTGATGGAGTCATTGAGAGTGACACTAGAAATAAATAA